The proteins below come from a single Parazoarcus communis genomic window:
- a CDS encoding enoyl-CoA hydratase-related protein has protein sequence MNLPQLTDALLDVSNRVATLTLNRHDVRNALTGTGLIEDIIKVAEWINRCDEVSVLVITGAGSAFSSGGNVKDMADRGGDFAGDVAEVATRYRRGIQRIPLALQQVEVPIIAAVNGPAIGAGFDLANMADIRIGSEKAKFGETFLNLGIIPGDGGAWFMQRLIGYQRAFELTLSGRIVGAAEAKEIGIVLDVVAPDELMTRAGEIAARFAAQPPKAVRLTKRLMKMAQRMELKDFLDLSAAFQGMCHNEPEHLDAVRKMLEKS, from the coding sequence ACCGATGCCCTGCTGGACGTCAGCAATCGGGTCGCCACGCTCACCCTCAACCGCCACGACGTGCGCAACGCACTGACCGGCACCGGCCTCATCGAGGACATCATCAAGGTCGCAGAGTGGATCAACCGCTGCGACGAGGTGTCGGTGCTCGTCATCACCGGCGCCGGGTCTGCCTTCTCCTCCGGCGGCAACGTCAAGGACATGGCCGATCGCGGTGGCGACTTTGCCGGCGACGTTGCCGAAGTCGCCACCCGCTACCGCCGCGGCATCCAGCGCATCCCGCTGGCGCTGCAGCAGGTTGAGGTGCCGATCATCGCCGCGGTCAACGGTCCGGCCATCGGCGCCGGTTTCGATCTCGCCAACATGGCTGACATCCGCATCGGGTCGGAGAAAGCCAAGTTCGGCGAAACCTTCCTCAACCTTGGCATCATCCCGGGTGACGGCGGCGCGTGGTTCATGCAGCGCCTGATCGGCTACCAGCGTGCCTTCGAGCTGACCCTGAGCGGGCGCATCGTGGGCGCGGCCGAGGCCAAGGAGATCGGCATCGTGCTCGACGTGGTGGCGCCCGACGAACTGATGACCCGTGCCGGCGAGATCGCCGCCCGCTTCGCTGCCCAACCGCCCAAGGCGGTGCGTCTGACCAAGCGCCTGATGAAGATGGCGCAGCGCATGGAGCTGAAAGACTTCCTCGATCTCAGTGCCGCCTTCCAGGGCATGTGCCACAACGAGCCCGAGCATCTGGATGCGGTGCGGAAGATGCTGGAGAAGTCCTGA
- a CDS encoding NAD(P)/FAD-dependent oxidoreductase: MAHIVIIGAGIGGLPMAYEMRDHARPEDRITVVSKDAKFHFVPSNPWVAVNWRSREDIEVDPAEVLARRNIDFIPVAAKRVEPGENALELEDGRRIEYDYLVIATGPRLAFDEVPGLGPHGGFTQSVCHVDHAVTSEKAWQAFVADPGPIVVGAVQGASCFGPAYEFAMILDADLRKRKLRDRVPMTFVTSEPYIGHLGLAGVGDSKGIMESAFRERHVKWICNAKVERIEDGKMHVIEHDDEGKEKRRHELPFKYSMMLPAFKGVEAVFGIEGLVNPRGFVMIDEHQRNPTFRNVFSVGVCVAIPPVEATPVPTGTPKTGYMIESMVTATAMNIRSLLDGEPATEKATWNAVCLADFGDTGAAFVAIPQIPPRNMNWFGQGKWVHLAKIGFEKYFLRKMRKGTTEPVYERVVMSAIGIAKLKNGS, encoded by the coding sequence ATGGCCCATATCGTCATCATTGGCGCCGGAATCGGCGGCTTGCCGATGGCCTACGAGATGCGCGACCACGCGCGCCCGGAGGATCGCATCACCGTCGTTTCAAAGGACGCGAAGTTTCATTTCGTGCCGTCGAACCCCTGGGTTGCGGTGAACTGGCGCTCGCGCGAAGACATTGAGGTCGATCCGGCCGAAGTGCTCGCCCGGCGCAATATCGACTTCATCCCGGTCGCGGCAAAGCGCGTCGAACCGGGCGAGAATGCACTCGAACTCGAGGATGGGCGCCGCATCGAGTACGACTATCTCGTCATCGCCACCGGCCCCCGGCTGGCCTTCGACGAAGTGCCCGGCCTCGGGCCGCACGGCGGTTTCACGCAGTCGGTGTGTCATGTCGATCATGCCGTCACGTCGGAGAAGGCATGGCAGGCCTTCGTTGCCGATCCGGGGCCGATCGTCGTCGGCGCGGTGCAGGGCGCCTCGTGCTTCGGGCCGGCCTACGAGTTTGCGATGATCCTCGACGCCGATCTGCGCAAGCGCAAGCTGCGCGACCGCGTGCCGATGACCTTCGTCACCTCCGAGCCCTATATCGGTCACCTGGGCCTGGCGGGGGTCGGTGATTCCAAGGGCATCATGGAGTCGGCCTTCCGCGAGCGTCACGTCAAGTGGATCTGCAACGCCAAGGTGGAGCGTATCGAGGACGGCAAGATGCATGTCATCGAGCATGACGACGAGGGCAAGGAAAAGCGCCGCCACGAACTGCCGTTCAAGTACTCGATGATGCTGCCTGCGTTCAAGGGCGTCGAGGCAGTGTTCGGCATCGAGGGGCTGGTCAATCCGCGCGGCTTCGTGATGATCGACGAGCATCAGCGCAACCCGACCTTCCGCAACGTGTTCTCCGTTGGCGTGTGTGTGGCAATCCCGCCGGTCGAGGCGACACCGGTGCCGACCGGCACGCCGAAGACGGGCTACATGATCGAATCGATGGTGACCGCCACGGCGATGAACATCCGCTCGCTGCTCGACGGCGAGCCGGCGACCGAGAAGGCGACCTGGAACGCGGTGTGTCTGGCCGACTTCGGCGACACCGGCGCGGCTTTCGTGGCGATCCCGCAGATCCCGCCGCGCAACATGAACTGGTTCGGCCAGGGCAAGTGGGTGCACTTGGCCAAGATCGGCTTCGAGAAGTACTTCCTGCGCAAGATGCGCAAGGGCACGACCGAGCCGGTCTACGAGCGGGTGGTGATGAGCGCCATCGGCATCGCCAAGCTCAAGAACGGCAGCTAG
- a CDS encoding ABC transporter permease, which translates to MTPNHWRLPQLSLRFVPVWQRNFLVWRKLALPSVLGNLADPVIYLFGLGFGIGMLVPEVGGVSYISFLAAGMVCYSTMNSATFEVLYSSFSRMHVQRTWDAILNAPVSLDDVVFAELMWAASKALLSGAAILLVISLFGLVDTRYVLWLLPLIFLVGLTFGALGLIVTALAPSYDFFMYYFTLFITPMMLVSGVFFPADQLPPIIRAATTLLPLSHAIELARPLLLGRMPEQTILHLLVLMGYCSVAFWLALSLTRRRLLK; encoded by the coding sequence ATGACGCCCAATCACTGGCGCCTGCCGCAACTCTCGCTGCGTTTCGTCCCCGTATGGCAGCGCAACTTCCTGGTGTGGCGCAAGCTTGCGCTGCCCTCCGTGCTGGGCAATCTGGCCGACCCGGTCATCTACCTGTTCGGGCTGGGGTTCGGCATTGGCATGCTGGTGCCCGAGGTGGGCGGCGTGTCCTACATCAGCTTTCTGGCTGCGGGCATGGTGTGCTACTCGACGATGAACAGCGCCACCTTCGAGGTGCTGTATTCGAGCTTCTCGCGCATGCATGTGCAGCGTACCTGGGATGCAATCCTCAACGCGCCGGTGTCGCTGGACGACGTGGTGTTCGCCGAGCTGATGTGGGCGGCATCCAAGGCCTTGCTGTCGGGCGCGGCCATTCTGCTGGTGATCAGCCTGTTCGGGCTGGTCGACACGCGCTACGTGCTGTGGCTGCTGCCGCTGATCTTTCTGGTCGGGCTCACCTTTGGCGCACTCGGGCTGATCGTCACCGCGCTGGCGCCAAGCTACGACTTCTTCATGTACTACTTCACCCTGTTCATCACCCCGATGATGCTGGTGTCGGGGGTGTTCTTTCCAGCGGACCAGTTGCCACCCATCATCCGTGCGGCGACCACACTGCTGCCGCTGTCCCACGCCATCGAGCTCGCGAGGCCACTGCTGCTCGGCCGCATGCCCGAGCAGACCATCCTGCATCTGCTCGTGCTGATGGGCTATTGCAGCGTCGCGTTCTGGCTCGCCCTCTCCCTCACCCGGCGACGCCTGCTCAAGTAG
- a CDS encoding DUF1615 domain-containing protein: MHSILRLTRARTWSATISLALLAGCSGTIRDFEPAPASPAEIRAHVARLLPPGTKDRDGWATDVQVAFTSLELTPSVSNLCAALAVAEQESGITADPPVAGLPKIAWSEIERRADKLGIPMLAVRIALKLPSPNGDSYGERLDTVRTERELSLIFEDFISMVPLGKRLFGDLNPVRTAGAMQVSVAFAEQHAKRRTYPYLVPDSIRREVFTRHGGMYFGIAHLLDYPANYDSPLYRFADFNAGRYASRNAAFQKAVSAASGIKLALDGDLIIHGKAASDPGATERAVRTLGKSIDMDERAIRRALEEGDTEGFEDTRLYKRVFELAEQREGRPLARAVLPQIALAGPKISRKLTTGWFAKRVETRYRRCLARGGESADA, translated from the coding sequence ATGCATTCAATCTTACGGCTCACGCGCGCACGAACCTGGAGTGCGACCATCAGCCTCGCCCTGCTTGCCGGCTGTTCGGGCACGATTCGCGACTTCGAACCCGCCCCTGCAAGCCCGGCCGAGATACGCGCACACGTCGCGCGCCTGCTGCCACCCGGCACCAAGGACCGCGACGGCTGGGCCACCGACGTGCAGGTCGCGTTCACGAGCCTGGAGCTCACCCCAAGCGTGTCGAACCTGTGTGCCGCACTGGCCGTTGCGGAGCAGGAATCAGGCATCACTGCGGACCCACCGGTTGCCGGTCTGCCGAAGATCGCGTGGAGCGAAATCGAGCGGCGCGCCGACAAACTCGGCATCCCCATGCTCGCGGTGCGCATTGCGCTGAAACTCCCCTCGCCCAATGGCGACTCGTATGGCGAACGGCTCGACACGGTCCGGACCGAGCGCGAACTGAGCCTGATCTTCGAGGACTTCATCAGCATGGTGCCGCTGGGCAAGCGTCTGTTCGGCGACCTCAACCCGGTACGCACCGCAGGCGCGATGCAGGTGAGCGTCGCCTTTGCCGAGCAGCATGCGAAACGGCGGACCTATCCCTATCTGGTGCCCGACTCCATCCGCCGCGAGGTGTTCACCCGCCACGGCGGCATGTACTTCGGCATCGCTCATCTGCTCGATTACCCAGCAAACTACGACAGCCCGCTATACCGCTTTGCTGACTTCAATGCGGGGCGCTATGCCAGCCGCAATGCGGCTTTCCAGAAAGCGGTGAGCGCAGCGTCGGGGATCAAGCTGGCGCTCGACGGCGACCTGATCATCCACGGGAAAGCGGCATCCGATCCAGGTGCCACCGAACGCGCAGTACGCACGCTGGGCAAGTCGATCGACATGGACGAGCGCGCCATTCGCCGCGCACTCGAGGAAGGCGATACCGAAGGGTTTGAAGACACCCGCTTGTACAAACGCGTATTCGAACTGGCAGAACAGCGCGAGGGGCGCCCGCTGGCACGCGCCGTGCTGCCGCAGATTGCACTCGCCGGCCCCAAGATCAGCCGCAAGCTGACGACGGGGTGGTTCGCCAAGCGTGTCGAAACGCGCTATCGGCGCTGCCTTGCGCGCGGCGGGGAATCTGCCGATGCATAG
- a CDS encoding ATP-binding cassette domain-containing protein — translation MTAALAGTALATPAVSSTRPSPLLIHGLVKRYDDTEVVRGIDLELRAGECFTLLGPNGAGKTTTLRCALGLTAPSAGSIRLCGEAVPERAREARMRVGIVPQIDNLDPDFTCAENLLVYGRYFGLADAAIKARIPELLAFAGLENKRDARIQSLSGGMKRRLTLARALVNRPELLVLDEPTTGLDPQARHLIWERLKQLIRSGTTVLLTTHFMDEAERLSDHLAILDNGRVLAGGSPREVIAEHIEPQVVEVFGDWTGHALPAGGGAAAWADAHAAALSDRFEISGETAFCYLHDAAPLLTHLATQPGLRYLHRPANLEDVFLKLTGRDLRD, via the coding sequence ATGACGGCAGCGCTCGCCGGCACAGCCCTGGCAACACCCGCGGTATCGTCCACCCGTCCATCGCCGCTGCTGATCCACGGCCTGGTGAAGCGCTATGACGACACCGAGGTGGTTCGCGGCATCGACCTCGAGCTGCGCGCCGGCGAATGCTTTACCCTGCTCGGCCCCAACGGCGCCGGCAAGACCACCACGCTGCGCTGCGCACTCGGCCTCACTGCGCCCAGCGCAGGCAGCATCCGCCTGTGCGGCGAAGCGGTGCCCGAGCGCGCCCGCGAGGCGCGCATGCGGGTGGGCATCGTGCCGCAGATCGACAACCTCGACCCCGACTTCACCTGCGCCGAGAACCTGCTCGTCTATGGCCGCTACTTCGGTCTTGCCGATGCTGCGATCAAGGCCCGCATCCCGGAGCTGCTGGCCTTTGCCGGACTCGAGAACAAACGCGACGCCCGCATCCAGTCGCTGTCGGGCGGCATGAAGCGGCGCCTCACGCTGGCGCGCGCGCTGGTCAACCGGCCCGAGCTGCTGGTGCTGGACGAGCCAACCACCGGGCTGGACCCGCAGGCCCGCCATCTGATCTGGGAGCGCCTGAAGCAGCTCATCCGCAGCGGCACCACGGTGCTGCTGACCACCCATTTCATGGACGAGGCCGAGCGCCTGTCCGACCACCTGGCCATTCTCGACAATGGTCGCGTGCTCGCAGGCGGCAGCCCGCGCGAAGTCATCGCCGAGCATATCGAACCGCAGGTGGTGGAAGTCTTCGGCGACTGGACCGGCCACGCGCTGCCTGCGGGCGGTGGCGCCGCAGCCTGGGCCGATGCGCACGCGGCTGCGCTTTCCGACCGTTTCGAGATCAGTGGGGAAACCGCCTTCTGCTACCTGCACGATGCCGCGCCCCTGCTCACCCACCTCGCCACCCAGCCCGGCCTGCGCTACCTGCACCGCCCGGCAAACCTGGAAGACGTCTTCCTCAAGCTCACAGGTCGCGACCTTCGCGACTGA
- a CDS encoding glutathione S-transferase translates to MKLLASLTSPYARKIRILLAEKSLPFELVVDSPWETNTRVPDVNPLGKVPALVLDSGEVFFDSPVVAGYLETLNAAPALLPAGGIERVRVRQTEALADGILDAAVVAFLESKRPPEQQSAVSIERQLDKIRRCLDELEKHASGREWLSGKTIQLDDISVGVALGYLDLRLPQTDWQTGRPALVALSKRLFARPSFADTVPPAG, encoded by the coding sequence ATGAAACTGCTCGCCTCGCTCACCAGCCCCTACGCGCGCAAGATCCGCATCCTGCTCGCGGAAAAGTCACTGCCCTTCGAGCTGGTCGTGGACTCTCCGTGGGAGACCAACACCCGCGTACCCGACGTCAACCCGCTGGGCAAGGTGCCTGCGCTGGTGCTCGACAGCGGCGAAGTCTTCTTCGACTCGCCCGTGGTTGCCGGCTATCTCGAAACCCTGAATGCCGCACCCGCCCTGCTCCCGGCTGGCGGCATCGAGCGCGTGCGAGTGCGCCAGACCGAAGCCCTCGCCGACGGCATTCTCGATGCCGCCGTTGTGGCCTTCCTCGAAAGCAAGCGCCCGCCCGAGCAACAGAGCGCCGTCAGCATCGAGCGTCAGCTGGACAAGATCCGGCGCTGCCTCGACGAACTGGAGAAGCACGCGAGCGGTCGTGAATGGCTCAGCGGCAAGACCATACAGCTCGACGACATCAGCGTCGGCGTGGCCCTTGGCTACCTTGACCTGCGCCTGCCGCAAACCGACTGGCAGACGGGCCGCCCCGCACTGGTCGCCCTCAGCAAACGGCTGTTCGCACGTCCGAGCTTCGCCGACACCGTGCCGCCCGCCGGCTGA
- a CDS encoding alpha/beta hydrolase produces the protein MTRALPTESALLRGAAGNIEVLIDAPQTVRGVALICHPHPLFGGANTNKVAHTLARSYRDLGYAAIRPNFRGVGKSEGEHDHGEGETEDMLSVIAWAQSRWGSLPLALGGFSFGGFVQTRIANRLAGDINPPRQLILVGMAAGVAADGARSYDTPPVPDTIPTLIIHGEVDDTVALSNVLDWARPQELPIIVIPGADHFFHGKLHLIRDLIARNVAPAAGRA, from the coding sequence ATGACCCGGGCCCTACCCACGGAATCCGCCCTGCTGCGCGGCGCAGCGGGCAATATCGAAGTCCTCATCGACGCCCCGCAAACCGTTCGCGGCGTTGCCCTGATCTGCCACCCGCACCCGCTGTTCGGTGGCGCCAATACCAACAAGGTGGCGCACACCCTGGCGCGCAGCTATCGCGACCTGGGCTACGCGGCCATCCGCCCCAACTTTCGCGGCGTAGGCAAGAGCGAAGGCGAGCATGACCACGGCGAGGGCGAAACCGAAGACATGCTGTCTGTGATTGCCTGGGCACAATCGCGCTGGGGCAGTCTGCCGCTGGCACTGGGTGGCTTCTCTTTCGGCGGCTTCGTGCAGACGCGTATCGCCAATCGCCTCGCCGGCGACATCAACCCGCCGCGGCAGCTGATCCTCGTCGGCATGGCCGCAGGTGTGGCCGCAGATGGCGCACGCAGCTACGACACCCCGCCGGTGCCCGACACCATCCCCACGCTGATCATCCACGGGGAAGTCGACGACACCGTCGCGCTGAGCAACGTGCTCGACTGGGCACGTCCGCAGGAGCTGCCGATCATCGTCATTCCGGGCGCCGACCACTTCTTCCATGGCAAGCTGCATCTGATCCGGGACCTGATCGCCCGCAACGTTGCGCCGGCCGCCGGCCGCGCCTGA
- a CDS encoding (2Fe-2S) ferredoxin domain-containing protein, which yields MSYFKHHVFFCCNQRAAGEDCCNNFKASELQTYAKERSAQLGLKGKGSVRINKAGCLGRCDDGPVLVVYPDNVWYTYLDKDDVDEIIDQHLVHGRIVERLRLPDGGNA from the coding sequence ATGAGCTACTTCAAACACCACGTCTTCTTCTGCTGCAATCAGCGCGCAGCCGGAGAAGACTGCTGCAACAACTTCAAGGCCAGTGAGTTGCAGACCTACGCCAAGGAGCGCAGCGCCCAGCTCGGCCTCAAGGGCAAAGGCAGCGTGCGCATCAACAAGGCCGGCTGTCTGGGCCGGTGCGACGACGGCCCGGTGCTGGTGGTGTACCCGGACAACGTCTGGTACACCTATCTGGACAAGGACGATGTCGACGAGATCATCGACCAGCATCTGGTGCATGGCCGCATCGTCGAGCGCCTGCGCCTGCCTGATGGAGGAAACGCATGA
- a CDS encoding VanZ family protein, which produces MPRSSLPRNLAFAYALLVAYACLHPFAGWRESGLPLFDYLIAPWPKYFQIEDLVFNVLGYIPLGFIVAAALPVSWPLLRIIAVAALGASLFSFGLETVQHFLPSRVSSNIDLGANSAGGLIGAALGACCGRRLFAPHAGLARWRSEHFIGGHTGDAGLILLGLWLLTQLTPDSLLFGSGDIRRMLLIPPPLPFRPERFIAFETALTACTIVAIGLFARCMMRTAAPWPILVLLALGVGAKTLAAATFFMPTDPLAWVTPGAESGLLVGAALLAAALLLPRVVQHALAGTMLLAATALVNLMPENPYLSSGHTILSRGNFLNFHGLTQLVASIWPFVALAYLSALGLWRGEHLDNPRRL; this is translated from the coding sequence GTGCCTCGTTCATCGCTCCCCCGCAACCTCGCCTTCGCATACGCCCTGCTGGTGGCCTACGCCTGCCTGCACCCGTTTGCCGGCTGGCGCGAGAGCGGTTTGCCGCTGTTCGACTACCTGATTGCGCCGTGGCCGAAATACTTCCAGATCGAAGACCTGGTGTTCAATGTGCTCGGCTACATCCCGCTGGGCTTCATTGTCGCTGCCGCGCTGCCTGTGAGCTGGCCGCTGCTGCGCATCATTGCCGTGGCGGCGCTGGGTGCGAGCCTGTTCAGCTTCGGGCTCGAGACCGTTCAGCACTTTCTGCCATCGCGGGTATCGAGCAACATCGACCTCGGTGCCAACAGCGCGGGCGGTCTGATCGGCGCGGCACTGGGCGCGTGCTGCGGCAGGCGACTGTTCGCGCCCCACGCCGGACTGGCACGCTGGCGCAGCGAACATTTCATCGGCGGCCATACCGGCGATGCCGGCCTGATTCTGCTCGGACTATGGCTGCTCACCCAGCTCACCCCGGACAGCCTGCTGTTCGGCAGCGGCGACATCCGCCGCATGCTGTTGATTCCGCCGCCACTGCCTTTCCGCCCCGAGCGCTTCATCGCCTTCGAAACCGCACTGACCGCCTGCACCATCGTCGCCATCGGCCTCTTTGCCCGCTGCATGATGCGCACGGCCGCCCCCTGGCCGATCCTGGTCCTGCTCGCGCTCGGCGTCGGCGCCAAGACCCTGGCTGCCGCCACCTTCTTCATGCCCACCGACCCCCTGGCCTGGGTCACGCCCGGCGCAGAAAGCGGGCTGCTCGTCGGTGCGGCCCTGCTTGCCGCCGCCTTGCTGCTGCCGCGGGTGGTCCAGCACGCCCTTGCCGGCACCATGCTGCTCGCCGCCACCGCACTGGTGAACCTGATGCCCGAGAACCCTTACCTCAGCAGCGGCCATACGATCCTGAGCCGTGGCAACTTTCTCAATTTCCACGGTCTGACCCAGCTCGTCGCCAGCATCTGGCCCTTCGTCGCCCTGGCCTACCTTTCGGCTCTGGGCCTGTGGCGGGGCGAACACCTCGACAACCCACGGCGCCTATAA
- a CDS encoding cytochrome c, whose amino-acid sequence MKIPYMSWGALLALGLFCGMPARAADGAAPQAHDRGRYLVVISGCNDCHTPGYPEAGGKLPEKQWLVGSPVGFQGPWGVTYPSNLRLSVQKMTEAQWIAHARTVMRPPMPSPSLIAMSDGDLKAIYRYIRKLGGTGVPAPEYVPPGQAVSSPYIEFVPKNLPPVIAGAGS is encoded by the coding sequence ATGAAAATACCTTACATGTCCTGGGGCGCGCTGCTGGCACTGGGACTTTTCTGCGGCATGCCGGCCCGGGCTGCAGACGGTGCGGCACCGCAGGCACACGACCGGGGGCGCTATCTGGTCGTGATCAGTGGCTGTAACGATTGTCACACACCCGGCTATCCCGAGGCCGGGGGCAAGTTGCCCGAAAAGCAATGGCTGGTCGGGAGCCCGGTGGGGTTCCAGGGGCCGTGGGGCGTGACCTACCCATCCAATCTGCGCCTGTCGGTACAGAAGATGACCGAGGCGCAGTGGATTGCCCATGCACGTACCGTGATGCGACCGCCGATGCCGTCGCCCAGCCTGATCGCGATGAGTGACGGAGACCTCAAGGCCATCTACCGCTACATCCGCAAGCTTGGCGGGACGGGCGTCCCGGCGCCCGAATACGTGCCGCCCGGACAGGCGGTGAGCTCCCCGTACATCGAGTTCGTGCCCAAGAACCTGCCGCCAGTCATTGCCGGTGCCGGCTCATGA
- a CDS encoding LysR family transcriptional regulator — translation MTLNYKHLRYFWTVARAGSIAQAARLLHLTPHSISAQLTTLETSLGASLFRRVGRRLELTDAGRRILGHADEIFALGDQIVDLMRDESLSIPLPFRIGIADAMPKSVVYQLIEPALQLDNAPRLVCREGRLENLLGELAVHRLDIVIADRPLPPGVSVRGFSHLLGESPLSVFASAGLAARLPASFPALLDRAPFLLPGEDVAFRPALMQWLERSKVQPRIVAEFDDSALMKAFGQAGAGLFVGPRAIAPYICEQYKVQVMGEIDKVREQIFAITTERKLSHPAMQAISQRAREAMP, via the coding sequence ATGACGCTCAACTACAAACATTTGCGCTACTTCTGGACCGTGGCGCGCGCGGGCAGCATTGCGCAGGCCGCCAGGCTGCTGCACCTGACGCCGCACTCGATCAGCGCCCAGCTCACGACCCTGGAAACCAGCCTGGGCGCCAGCCTGTTCCGCCGCGTCGGGCGGCGCCTCGAGCTCACCGATGCCGGGCGACGCATCCTGGGGCACGCCGATGAGATCTTTGCGCTCGGAGACCAGATCGTCGATCTGATGCGCGACGAATCCCTGAGCATCCCGTTGCCATTTCGCATCGGCATCGCGGACGCCATGCCGAAATCGGTCGTGTATCAGCTGATCGAGCCCGCGCTTCAGCTCGACAACGCGCCGCGCCTGGTGTGCCGCGAAGGCCGGCTGGAGAACCTGCTCGGAGAGCTTGCCGTGCATCGGCTCGACATCGTCATCGCCGACCGTCCCCTGCCCCCCGGTGTCAGCGTGCGAGGCTTCAGTCATCTGCTGGGCGAGAGTCCGTTATCGGTTTTTGCCAGCGCGGGCCTCGCTGCCCGCCTGCCGGCCAGCTTTCCCGCACTGCTCGACCGCGCGCCCTTCCTGTTGCCGGGCGAAGACGTTGCTTTCCGGCCAGCCTTGATGCAATGGCTTGAGCGCAGCAAGGTACAACCCCGGATCGTGGCCGAGTTCGACGACAGCGCGCTCATGAAGGCATTCGGCCAGGCGGGCGCCGGGCTGTTCGTGGGGCCACGCGCAATTGCGCCTTATATCTGCGAGCAATACAAGGTGCAGGTCATGGGTGAAATCGACAAGGTCAGGGAGCAGATCTTCGCCATTACAACCGAACGCAAACTCTCCCATCCCGCCATGCAGGCGATCAGTCAGCGCGCACGCGAGGCCATGCCCTGA
- a CDS encoding AbrB family transcriptional regulator, translating to MAQRPLAGHLRAPALICLTLVLATAAGAAAQAVHSPLPWMIGPLFAIALLRILGAPLQGPPGGRHAGQWAIGTALGLYFTPEVIRLLLDNLLLVTIISGGALVVGLLCALLTARLAAVDKPTAFFASLPGGASEMAVVAERFGGAIDRIAAAHALRVMVVVAVVPFGLSWFGAHGSDLYTPLSTAVLPEQLPALVGASLCGVGLLTALRIGNAWVLGPLIGVGLVTALGISLSALPWWVINGGQLLIGCALGCRFSPSFFRATPHFLAVATLSALFAVALGCVLAYVATSVSDTPFATLVLSAAPGGVAEMCITAKVLHLGVPMVTVCHALRVMVLTVGAPSLYKVFLRITG from the coding sequence ATGGCTCAACGTCCGCTCGCCGGCCATCTCCGCGCGCCTGCCCTCATCTGTCTGACGCTGGTCCTCGCCACCGCCGCCGGCGCCGCCGCACAGGCCGTTCATAGCCCCCTGCCGTGGATGATCGGGCCGCTGTTCGCGATCGCGCTGCTGCGCATTCTCGGCGCCCCGCTGCAAGGGCCACCGGGCGGACGGCACGCGGGCCAGTGGGCCATTGGCACCGCGCTCGGGCTGTACTTCACCCCGGAGGTCATCCGCCTGCTGCTCGACAACCTGTTGCTGGTCACCATCATCTCGGGGGGCGCGCTGGTGGTAGGTCTGCTGTGTGCCCTGCTCACCGCCCGCCTGGCAGCGGTGGACAAGCCCACGGCCTTCTTTGCGTCGCTGCCCGGCGGCGCCTCCGAAATGGCGGTGGTCGCCGAACGCTTCGGCGGCGCCATCGACCGCATCGCCGCCGCCCACGCCCTGCGGGTGATGGTGGTGGTGGCCGTGGTGCCGTTCGGCCTGAGCTGGTTCGGCGCACACGGCTCCGACCTGTACACGCCGCTGTCGACCGCGGTGCTGCCGGAACAACTGCCTGCGCTGGTCGGGGCCAGCCTGTGCGGGGTGGGCCTGCTGACAGCGCTGCGCATCGGCAATGCATGGGTGCTGGGGCCGCTGATCGGGGTGGGGCTGGTGACCGCACTCGGCATCAGCCTGTCGGCGCTGCCCTGGTGGGTGATCAACGGCGGCCAACTGCTGATTGGCTGCGCGCTGGGTTGCCGCTTCTCCCCCTCGTTCTTTCGTGCAACACCGCATTTTCTGGCGGTCGCCACCCTTTCCGCGCTGTTCGCCGTCGCCCTTGGCTGCGTGCTCGCCTACGTTGCCACCAGCGTGTCGGACACCCCGTTTGCCACCCTGGTGCTGTCTGCTGCACCGGGTGGCGTGGCGGAGATGTGCATCACCGCAAAGGTACTGCACCTCGGCGTGCCGATGGTGACCGTGTGCCATGCCTTGCGGGTCATGGTGCTCACGGTCGGCGCCCCATCGCTGTACAAGGTCTTCCTGCGCATCACCGGCTGA